From a region of the Candidatus Methylarchaceae archaeon HK02M2 genome:
- a CDS encoding isoprenylcysteine carboxylmethyltransferase family protein produces the protein MSSIKNSEKNYSNKQKIIAYIPAGMFFLIFVPFILVIVLPYLDMRLSLPNFISEPFNLIISPFLLIPGFLLSAWSVMVQFKIGKGTPIPMIPPKKLIVRGPYAYTRNPMGLGILIFYLGFGILTGSVSSIVFTILFISILLIYYRFIEEKELELRFGQDYLEYKKRTPFLIPGRKKDTMKK, from the coding sequence TTGTCATCAATAAAAAACTCAGAAAAAAATTATAGTAATAAGCAAAAAATCATCGCATACATTCCCGCAGGTATGTTTTTCCTAATATTCGTTCCATTTATTCTAGTAATTGTATTGCCTTATTTAGATATGCGTTTAAGTTTACCCAATTTCATTTCTGAACCTTTCAATTTAATTATATCTCCATTCCTCCTCATACCTGGCTTCTTACTTTCAGCTTGGTCAGTTATGGTTCAATTTAAAATCGGAAAAGGAACACCAATTCCAATGATACCACCAAAAAAGTTGATTGTAAGAGGACCTTATGCTTACACTAGAAACCCAATGGGCCTAGGGATTTTAATATTTTATCTGGGCTTTGGAATTTTAACTGGCTCGGTATCTTCAATAGTGTTTACTATCTTATTTATTTCGATACTTCTAATATACTATAGATTCATCGAAGAAAAGGAACTTGAATTAAGATTCGGTCAAGATTACTTAGAATACAAGAAAAGGACTCCATTTTTAATTCCAGGTAGAAAAAAGGATACGATGAAAAAATGA